A region from the Aquimarina sp. ERC-38 genome encodes:
- a CDS encoding DUF4861 family protein: protein MYRRKTLYIGLTLAGILFQMWSCQDEIKVEESKLVFLTFKNTLAIDRIDAPVKISRGLLLKNIDSLPENNTVVLVDSTGSILPFRLEDVDNDGNWDEFNTTMNFKANETKKLQVKVVPSYQVPTFKQHTNIHFGNGKKSDKIFQILSYQKKQKPGKINSLFFLNRSKGSGFSYVALHKFNTIHTSITNTLSNPVKGIYE, encoded by the coding sequence ATGTATAGAAGGAAAACACTTTATATTGGATTAACCCTAGCTGGTATACTTTTTCAAATGTGGAGTTGCCAAGATGAAATCAAGGTAGAAGAATCAAAGTTGGTATTTTTAACCTTTAAAAATACATTAGCTATTGATAGAATAGATGCTCCTGTAAAAATTTCACGTGGTTTATTATTAAAAAATATAGATAGCCTGCCTGAAAATAATACGGTAGTATTAGTGGATTCTACAGGGTCTATTCTTCCTTTTCGATTAGAGGATGTGGATAATGATGGCAATTGGGATGAGTTTAATACTACCATGAATTTTAAAGCTAATGAGACTAAAAAGCTACAAGTCAAGGTAGTACCTTCTTATCAAGTTCCTACCTTTAAACAGCATACTAATATTCATTTTGGTAATGGTAAAAAAAGTGATAAGATATTTCAAATATTGTCTTATCAAAAAAAGCAAAAGCCGGGTAAAATAAATTCGTTATTCTTTTTAAATAGATCAAAAGGATCAGGTTTTTCTTATGTAGCTTTACACAAATTTAATACTATACATACAAGTATCACTAATACATTGTCGAATCCGGTAAAAGGAATCTATGAATAA
- a CDS encoding sugar kinase, whose product MNKRIITLGEVLMRLTTPVSERFLQAQNYNIYFGGAEANVSVALANWGVSTAHVTSFPAHDIGRAATNYLKQHGVDTSFVYTNEGRMGLYFLENGVMQRSSKIIYDRFDSSFSKLDPATIDWDLVFKDADWFHWTGITPAASATAAQICLDALKAAEKKGITVSGDINYRRNLWQYGKQPLDIMPELVSRTHVIIAGLTDFENCMDIISDDFTDACQKAIQAFPSIETIANTHRESVSASHNRLTGMLYKNGKLLTSKTYDISHIVDRIGGGDSFMSGLIYGLMNKNDQDALEFAVAASVLKHSIIGDANLTSIEEVEQLTHGVNIGKLLR is encoded by the coding sequence ATGAATAAACGGATAATAACTTTAGGTGAAGTTTTAATGCGATTGACCACGCCAGTTAGCGAACGGTTTTTACAAGCTCAAAATTATAATATTTACTTTGGTGGAGCAGAAGCTAATGTTTCTGTAGCTCTAGCCAATTGGGGTGTTTCTACCGCCCACGTCACCTCATTTCCTGCACATGATATTGGGCGGGCAGCCACTAATTATTTAAAACAACATGGAGTCGATACCTCATTTGTTTATACGAATGAAGGTAGAATGGGACTATATTTCCTAGAAAATGGGGTTATGCAACGTTCCTCCAAAATTATATATGATCGTTTTGATTCTTCCTTTTCAAAGTTAGATCCTGCTACCATTGACTGGGATCTGGTATTTAAAGATGCGGATTGGTTTCACTGGACAGGGATTACCCCTGCTGCCTCTGCCACCGCAGCCCAGATTTGCCTGGATGCTTTAAAAGCTGCTGAGAAAAAAGGAATTACTGTGAGTGGTGATATCAATTACAGAAGAAATCTTTGGCAATATGGCAAACAACCTTTGGATATTATGCCGGAATTAGTGAGTCGTACCCATGTGATTATTGCAGGCCTCACAGATTTTGAAAATTGTATGGATATTATAAGTGATGACTTTACGGATGCTTGTCAAAAAGCGATACAGGCTTTCCCTTCCATAGAAACCATTGCAAATACCCATCGCGAATCGGTATCTGCTTCGCATAACCGCTTAACGGGTATGCTTTATAAAAACGGAAAATTATTGACTTCCAAAACTTACGATATCAGCCATATCGTAGATCGTATAGGAGGCGGAGATTCATTTATGTCCGGTCTTATTTACGGCTTAATGAATAAAAATGATCAGGATGCTCTGGAATTTGCAGTGGCCGCATCAGTTTTAAAACATTCCATTATCGGGGATGCAAACCTGACATCTATTGAAGAAGTAGAACAACTAACCCATGGAGTGAACATAGGCAAACTCCTAAGATAA
- the eda gene encoding bifunctional 4-hydroxy-2-oxoglutarate aldolase/2-dehydro-3-deoxy-phosphogluconate aldolase: MNKEASYIIENMKSTGMIPVFNHANIEITQQVVDAAYQGGVRVFEFTNRGANALEVFKALKSYTEKYEDLLLGIGTIFTKEQAADFIAAGTDFIVSPALIDEVAEEAIKHNMVWIPGCATLTEVYKAITMGAAVVKSFPGNVLGPDFIKAVKSVLPEVHIMPTGGVKPTRENLSQWFNAGVLCVGMGSQLFNKEDIKNKNYTKLSADITNAINLIKELKG; this comes from the coding sequence ATGAATAAAGAAGCAAGCTACATTATTGAAAATATGAAATCTACAGGGATGATCCCTGTATTTAACCATGCTAATATCGAAATTACCCAACAAGTGGTAGATGCAGCATACCAGGGAGGTGTCCGGGTTTTTGAATTTACCAATCGTGGGGCAAATGCGCTGGAAGTTTTTAAGGCTTTGAAATCCTATACTGAAAAGTATGAAGATCTTCTGCTAGGGATCGGAACTATATTTACCAAAGAACAAGCTGCGGATTTTATTGCAGCGGGGACAGACTTTATAGTATCACCCGCCTTAATTGATGAAGTTGCAGAAGAAGCTATAAAGCATAACATGGTCTGGATACCCGGTTGTGCCACACTTACTGAAGTTTATAAAGCCATTACCATGGGAGCAGCCGTCGTAAAATCTTTTCCGGGTAATGTCCTGGGGCCCGATTTTATAAAAGCAGTAAAGTCCGTTCTTCCGGAAGTACATATTATGCCCACCGGAGGCGTAAAACCTACCCGTGAAAACCTAAGCCAATGGTTTAATGCCGGAGTTTTATGTGTAGGAATGGGATCTCAACTATTTAATAAAGAGGATATTAAAAACAAAAATTACACCAAATTAAGTGCTGATATTACGAATGCAATTAATTTAATTAAAGAACTAAAAGGTTAA
- a CDS encoding NifU family protein, translating to MTTEELRMNVEKALEEIRPFLKSDGGDISLVAIEDDKRVKVQLEGACVGCSVNQMTLKSGVEMTIKKYAPQIEEVLNVE from the coding sequence ATGACAACAGAAGAACTTAGGATGAATGTGGAAAAAGCACTAGAAGAAATCCGACCGTTTTTAAAAAGTGACGGTGGAGATATTTCTCTGGTAGCTATAGAAGATGACAAAAGGGTAAAAGTACAACTGGAAGGTGCCTGCGTAGGATGTAGTGTGAATCAGATGACATTAAAATCCGGGGTGGAAATGACCATTAAAAAATATGCCCCGCAGATTGAGGAGGTACTAAACGTAGAATAA
- a CDS encoding Mrp/NBP35 family ATP-binding protein, giving the protein MKLEKPKIFEALKKITVAGEGQNLVDSGAVQNVMTFADEVIVDVVLKTPALHIKKRTEVDIIKIIHSEVYEKAKVKVNIAVAAPPKEEAAKNVIKGKPIPGIKNIVAIASGKGGVGKSTVTSNIAVTLAEMGFKVGVLDADIYGPSIPVMFDVERERPLSVKVDGASKMKPIESYGVKILSIGFFTQLNQAVVWRGPMAAKALNQMIFDAAWGELDFLLLDLPPGTGDIHLSIMQSLPITGAVIVSTPQLVALADARKGISMFQQDSIAVPVLGIIENMAYFTPEELPDHKYYIFGKEGAKHLSEDLEVPFLGEIPLVQGIREAGDVGRPAALQTSSVVQEAFTAITKEVVREVVNRNDMLPPTEAIKITTMAGCAAVKK; this is encoded by the coding sequence ATGAAGTTGGAAAAGCCAAAAATCTTTGAAGCTTTAAAAAAAATTACGGTTGCCGGGGAAGGTCAAAACCTGGTAGATAGTGGTGCGGTTCAAAATGTAATGACTTTTGCAGACGAAGTAATTGTAGATGTGGTTTTAAAAACCCCCGCATTACATATTAAAAAAAGAACCGAGGTTGATATTATAAAAATTATTCATAGCGAAGTTTATGAAAAAGCCAAGGTAAAGGTAAATATAGCGGTCGCTGCACCACCTAAAGAAGAAGCTGCTAAGAATGTAATTAAGGGAAAACCTATCCCGGGAATTAAAAATATTGTTGCCATTGCTTCCGGAAAAGGGGGGGTAGGTAAATCAACAGTTACTTCTAACATTGCCGTAACCCTGGCAGAAATGGGTTTTAAAGTCGGAGTGCTGGATGCTGATATCTACGGGCCTTCCATACCCGTCATGTTTGATGTAGAAAGAGAACGACCACTCTCTGTAAAGGTAGATGGTGCTTCTAAGATGAAACCAATTGAAAGTTACGGGGTAAAAATTCTTTCTATAGGATTTTTTACACAATTAAATCAGGCGGTAGTCTGGAGAGGGCCAATGGCGGCAAAAGCTTTAAATCAAATGATTTTTGATGCTGCCTGGGGAGAACTGGACTTTTTATTACTGGATTTACCTCCGGGAACCGGAGATATCCACCTGTCAATTATGCAATCCTTACCCATAACCGGAGCCGTTATTGTAAGTACTCCGCAACTGGTAGCCTTAGCAGATGCCCGTAAAGGGATCTCTATGTTTCAACAGGATAGTATTGCCGTGCCGGTTTTAGGTATTATCGAAAATATGGCGTATTTTACTCCGGAAGAATTACCTGACCATAAATATTATATCTTTGGAAAAGAAGGAGCTAAACACTTATCTGAAGATTTGGAAGTTCCGTTCCTGGGTGAAATCCCATTAGTACAAGGGATTCGTGAAGCAGGGGACGTAGGTAGGCCTGCTGCTTTACAAACCAGTTCGGTAGTGCAGGAAGCTTTTACTGCAATTACTAAAGAAGTAGTACGCGAGGTGGTAAATAGAAATGATATGTTGCCTCCCACAGAAGCAATAAAGATAACAACTATGGCAGGATGTGCTGCGGTAAAAAAGTAG
- a CDS encoding MGMT family protein, whose product MEEQSFFEKVYVVAKRIPYGRVTSYGSIAKYLGAAKSARMVGWAMNACKNRTDVPAHRVVNQKGILTGKHHFEGTNLMQQLLENEGIVVKDNQIQDFEKVYWNPVTDLG is encoded by the coding sequence ATGGAAGAGCAAAGTTTTTTTGAAAAAGTATATGTGGTAGCAAAGCGTATCCCTTACGGAAGAGTTACTTCCTACGGAAGTATTGCAAAATATCTGGGAGCAGCAAAAAGCGCCAGAATGGTAGGATGGGCAATGAACGCCTGTAAAAACAGAACGGATGTGCCTGCACACCGGGTAGTTAATCAAAAAGGCATCCTTACCGGAAAACATCATTTTGAAGGAACCAATTTAATGCAACAGTTATTAGAAAACGAAGGGATTGTAGTAAAAGATAACCAAATCCAGGATTTTGAAAAGGTGTATTGGAATCCGGTTACCGATTTAGGATAA
- a CDS encoding LysE family translocator: protein MEVTKFFLITYFASLLGVLPPGLVNMTVAKTCVERGKHNGLLVAIGATLVVFIQACIAILLAKYIFFNPYVRNILLRTGAVIFLLLSIYFFVKARQKNIKIRTYKHAHTQSFFKGAMVSLLNILPIPYFCAIAAAMSVSNKVDYDAYYITVFSIAAGLGTFTSLYLYVLSFLKIENRTASITKYSNYFMAFLMLILVVITVVRIFTDVE from the coding sequence TTGGAAGTAACAAAATTTTTCCTGATTACCTATTTTGCTTCGCTACTGGGGGTATTACCTCCCGGCTTAGTTAATATGACGGTGGCAAAGACTTGTGTTGAAAGGGGAAAACATAACGGATTACTGGTGGCTATCGGAGCAACACTTGTGGTGTTTATCCAGGCATGTATCGCTATCTTACTGGCAAAATATATCTTTTTTAACCCGTATGTCCGGAATATTTTATTACGGACGGGAGCCGTCATCTTTTTGTTACTATCTATCTATTTCTTTGTAAAAGCCCGGCAAAAAAATATAAAAATAAGAACGTATAAGCATGCACATACCCAGAGTTTTTTTAAAGGAGCAATGGTATCCTTATTAAACATACTACCCATCCCTTATTTCTGTGCAATAGCCGCAGCGATGAGTGTAAGTAATAAAGTAGATTATGATGCCTACTATATTACCGTATTTAGTATTGCCGCAGGATTAGGAACCTTTACTTCCTTATATCTATACGTATTGTCCTTTTTAAAAATAGAAAACAGAACGGCATCAATCACTAAATATTCTAACTACTTTATGGCATTTTTAATGTTAATTTTAGTAGTCATTACCGTAGTACGAATCTTTACGGATGTAGAATAA
- the trmB gene encoding tRNA (guanosine(46)-N7)-methyltransferase TrmB: MGSKNKLKRFKENKTFRNVIEIPREEVLKDQVSYKGSWRTDFFKNSNPIVLELGCGKGEYTIELAKRNPNKNFIGIDIKGARFWKGAKAALEEDLNNVAFIRTQIELISYFFNESEVDEIWITFPDPQIKYKRTKHRLTNTSFLSQYKDILKPEGLLHLKTDSEFMHGYTLGLLHGLGYPVLYANHDVYKNEGAPKEVTAIQTFYEKQYLEQKKAITYIQFTLKS, encoded by the coding sequence GTGGGAAGTAAAAACAAACTAAAGCGGTTTAAAGAAAATAAAACGTTTAGAAATGTTATAGAAATACCAAGAGAAGAAGTATTAAAAGATCAGGTTAGTTACAAAGGTTCCTGGAGAACTGATTTTTTTAAAAATTCAAACCCAATTGTTCTCGAATTAGGCTGTGGAAAAGGGGAATACACCATTGAATTAGCAAAGAGAAACCCAAATAAAAACTTTATTGGTATTGATATCAAAGGAGCACGGTTCTGGAAAGGAGCCAAAGCCGCTTTAGAAGAAGATCTTAATAACGTAGCTTTTATCAGGACGCAAATCGAATTAATTTCTTATTTCTTTAATGAGAGTGAAGTAGATGAAATTTGGATTACCTTTCCTGACCCACAAATTAAGTATAAACGTACTAAACACCGGCTTACCAATACTAGTTTTTTAAGTCAGTATAAAGATATTTTAAAACCGGAAGGATTATTGCATTTGAAGACCGATAGTGAATTTATGCATGGTTATACTTTAGGGTTATTACATGGGCTTGGATATCCTGTTTTATATGCAAACCACGATGTTTATAAAAATGAAGGAGCTCCCAAAGAAGTAACGGCTATTCAGACTTTTTATGAAAAACAATATCTTGAACAAAAGAAAGCCATAACCTACATACAGTTTACTTTAAAATCATAA
- a CDS encoding sensor histidine kinase: protein MAEKFKKSYRFATLSSLYITLILTLLLSVFFYQNPLVFKVAYMLLFPVFCYPICFVIIQYRVQRFIYRSVRKIYDDIEMLDVENINRTPVTTDMQTLIKEVEKFALKRKSEIERLKVREDYRKEFMGNVSHELKTPLFTVQGYILTLLDGAMSDKKILEKYLNRANKGVERLIYIVNDLDMITKLEVGDLNLNYSTFNIVELIQSVFDLFEMKAAKKNITLLFDMQYQKPILVYADKERIQQVLSNLVVNSIKYGKEDGTTEVSIENLVKNKIIIRVTDNGEGIAESHIPRLFERFYRVDKSGSRKVGGSGLGLAIVKHIIEAHREKIYVESDYRIGSEFSFTLEKAKIPVTDHPKLQ from the coding sequence ATGGCAGAAAAATTTAAAAAATCATATCGCTTTGCAACTTTATCTTCCTTATATATTACTCTTATATTAACGCTTTTACTAAGCGTTTTTTTTTATCAAAACCCACTAGTTTTTAAAGTAGCATATATGCTACTGTTTCCGGTATTTTGTTATCCGATTTGCTTTGTAATTATACAATATCGGGTACAACGTTTTATCTATCGCAGTGTCCGTAAAATATATGACGATATTGAAATGCTGGACGTAGAAAATATAAACCGAACCCCGGTGACTACGGATATGCAGACGCTAATTAAAGAAGTTGAAAAATTTGCGTTAAAACGAAAAAGTGAAATCGAACGCTTAAAAGTCAGAGAAGATTATCGGAAAGAATTTATGGGTAATGTATCCCATGAGTTAAAAACCCCACTTTTTACCGTACAGGGATATATTTTGACATTGTTGGATGGGGCCATGAGTGATAAAAAAATCCTGGAGAAATACCTAAACCGGGCAAATAAAGGGGTAGAACGTCTTATTTATATTGTAAATGACCTGGATATGATCACCAAATTAGAGGTGGGCGACCTGAATCTCAATTACTCCACTTTTAATATTGTTGAATTAATACAGAGCGTTTTTGACCTTTTTGAGATGAAAGCTGCAAAAAAAAACATTACCCTTTTATTCGATATGCAATATCAGAAACCAATCCTGGTTTATGCAGATAAGGAACGAATCCAACAGGTACTTTCTAATCTGGTTGTAAATTCTATTAAATACGGTAAAGAAGACGGGACTACGGAGGTAAGTATTGAAAATTTAGTTAAAAATAAAATTATCATTCGGGTAACCGATAATGGAGAAGGAATCGCAGAATCTCATATTCCACGCTTGTTTGAACGCTTCTATCGGGTGGATAAAAGTGGCTCCAGAAAGGTAGGTGGTTCCGGATTAGGCTTAGCTATTGTAAAACATATCATTGAAGCTCATAGAGAAAAAATCTATGTAGAAAGTGACTACCGGATAGGAAGCGAATTTTCTTTTACGCTGGAGAAAGCAAAAATACCGGTAACAGATCATCCCAAACTACAATAA
- a CDS encoding response regulator transcription factor, with product MKKKDITILLVDDEPDILEIVSYNLSAEGYNVITAENGVEAVAKANKKKPHLIILDVMMPEMDGIEACENIRKIPDLEHTIITFLTARGEDYSQVAGFDAGADDYITKPIRPKVLVSKVKALLRRLKEEETSNNVVKIGNLVINRDEYKIIKDKKEILLPRKEFELLSLLASKPGKVFKREDILDKVWGNEVVVGGRTIDVHIRKLREKIGDSSFKTIKGVGYKFVV from the coding sequence ATGAAGAAAAAAGATATTACCATACTGTTAGTTGATGACGAACCGGATATCCTTGAGATTGTAAGTTACAATTTGAGTGCTGAAGGATATAATGTAATTACAGCTGAAAACGGGGTGGAGGCAGTTGCTAAAGCAAATAAAAAAAAGCCCCACCTGATAATCCTGGATGTGATGATGCCGGAAATGGATGGTATAGAAGCCTGTGAAAATATCCGTAAAATACCGGATCTGGAACATACAATCATTACCTTTTTAACCGCCCGAGGAGAAGATTATTCACAAGTAGCTGGTTTTGATGCCGGAGCTGATGATTATATTACCAAGCCCATACGTCCTAAAGTCCTAGTTAGTAAAGTAAAAGCTTTGTTACGCAGGTTAAAAGAAGAAGAAACTTCTAATAACGTAGTAAAAATCGGGAATCTGGTGATCAATCGGGATGAATATAAAATTATAAAAGACAAAAAAGAAATTCTACTTCCGCGAAAAGAATTTGAATTGTTATCTTTATTAGCCTCAAAACCCGGAAAGGTTTTTAAAAGAGAAGATATCTTAGATAAAGTATGGGGTAATGAAGTTGTGGTAGGTGGCCGTACCATTGACGTTCATATCAGAAAGTTAAGAGAAAAGATCGGCGATTCCAGTTTTAAAACGATCAAGGGGGTCGGATACAAGTTTGTAGTTTAA
- a CDS encoding inorganic phosphate transporter, producing the protein MEDYYIWMIAALAILAIADLVVGVSNDAVNFLNSAIGSKAISFRTVMIVASVGIAAGAIFSSGLMEVARKGIFVPGEFYFDEIMIIFMAVMITDILLLDFFNSLGMPTSTTVSIVFELLGAAVCVTILKINADHAVSFSEIGNYINNEKALEIILGILLSVVVAFSIGALVQFITRLLLSFNYEEKPKWSGAVFGGVALTAILYFIFVKGIKGTNFANQVIQTSVNTSGNSFLTWANTFFGTSYTSIDELIAAKGSLYDIDVAGQSIMTTLQGFLENNVFLIIAVGFIMWSLISYLAITLFKSNIYKIIIVVGTFALALAFAGNDLVNFIGVPIAAWEAYKVWVSSGIPADELLMTSLSGKAETPTLLLLIAGVIMVLTLWFSAKARDVVKTSIDLSRQGEGQERFKANFLSRGVVRGTIVASEFMTAILPTSFKKFVSKQFEQLPASTYIGLKKEDIPAFDMVRAAVNLMVAGILISIATSMKLPLSTTYVTFMVAMGTSLADKAWGTESAVYRVAGVFNVIGGWFFTALSAFIAAALIAFLININQPVMTLVLLVAAVIILIRNTLKYRKKTKADKVEDTLKRYESSSVQGVIEESADNIKSFIKRGNKMYNATIDNLAKYDLQSLKKNRKGIAKLETEVEQLRDNIFYFIKNLDEASVGASNFYITILGYLEDITQSLEYIAKSSYKHVNNNHKKLRFNQIKDLKEIEAQLNEVYDKIEKVFELRDFSQLSSIIEEKQELFVMVNQKINRQIERTRTEESSPKNTTLYFGLLTETKDLLSATMNLLITYRDHN; encoded by the coding sequence ATGGAGGACTATTATATTTGGATGATAGCAGCCCTGGCTATTCTGGCCATTGCTGATTTAGTGGTAGGTGTTAGTAACGACGCAGTTAATTTTTTAAATTCTGCCATTGGTTCTAAGGCAATTTCCTTTAGAACGGTAATGATTGTAGCCAGTGTAGGTATCGCAGCGGGCGCTATTTTTTCCAGTGGTCTGATGGAGGTTGCCCGTAAAGGTATCTTTGTTCCCGGTGAATTCTATTTTGATGAAATTATGATCATTTTTATGGCGGTCATGATTACGGATATCCTGCTATTGGATTTTTTTAATAGTCTGGGGATGCCTACTTCAACTACGGTTTCTATTGTTTTTGAATTGCTAGGGGCTGCGGTTTGTGTTACGATTTTAAAAATTAATGCGGATCATGCAGTTTCTTTTTCAGAAATAGGAAATTATATTAATAATGAAAAAGCATTAGAGATTATATTGGGTATCCTGCTATCTGTAGTTGTTGCATTTTCTATAGGTGCCCTGGTGCAATTTATTACCCGGTTACTACTATCTTTTAATTATGAAGAAAAACCAAAATGGTCCGGTGCTGTCTTTGGCGGAGTGGCGTTAACCGCGATCCTTTATTTTATTTTTGTAAAAGGGATAAAAGGAACCAATTTTGCCAATCAGGTAATACAAACCTCAGTAAATACTTCTGGAAATTCTTTTCTGACCTGGGCTAATACCTTTTTTGGAACTTCGTACACTTCTATTGATGAATTAATAGCAGCCAAAGGAAGCTTATATGATATCGATGTGGCAGGTCAAAGTATTATGACAACGCTTCAGGGATTTCTGGAAAATAATGTATTTCTTATTATTGCAGTAGGATTTATTATGTGGTCTTTAATTTCTTACCTGGCCATTACCCTGTTTAAAAGCAATATCTATAAAATAATTATTGTCGTAGGTACCTTTGCACTGGCCTTAGCTTTTGCCGGAAACGACCTGGTTAATTTTATTGGAGTTCCTATTGCCGCCTGGGAAGCTTATAAAGTATGGGTTTCTTCCGGAATACCTGCAGATGAATTATTAATGACTTCTTTAAGCGGGAAGGCAGAAACACCTACTTTATTATTGTTAATAGCAGGTGTTATTATGGTTCTTACCCTTTGGTTTTCAGCTAAAGCCCGGGATGTAGTTAAAACCTCTATTGATCTTTCCAGACAAGGCGAGGGGCAAGAACGTTTTAAGGCTAATTTTTTATCCAGGGGTGTGGTAAGAGGTACTATTGTTGCCTCAGAATTTATGACTGCCATACTACCTACTTCCTTTAAAAAATTTGTCAGCAAACAATTTGAACAACTACCAGCATCTACCTATATAGGATTAAAAAAAGAGGATATACCTGCTTTTGATATGGTACGTGCTGCCGTCAATCTGATGGTAGCGGGGATTCTTATTTCTATTGCAACATCTATGAAACTCCCGCTGTCTACTACCTACGTTACCTTTATGGTAGCAATGGGAACTTCACTGGCCGATAAAGCCTGGGGTACGGAGAGTGCGGTGTACCGGGTTGCCGGGGTGTTTAATGTAATCGGTGGCTGGTTTTTTACGGCTTTAAGCGCGTTTATTGCAGCAGCACTTATTGCTTTTTTAATTAATATCAATCAGCCTGTAATGACGCTTGTGTTATTAGTAGCTGCGGTTATCATTTTAATTAGAAATACTTTAAAATACCGTAAAAAAACGAAAGCGGATAAAGTAGAAGACACCTTAAAACGATATGAAAGCAGTTCGGTACAGGGGGTTATTGAAGAAAGTGCGGATAATATTAAATCCTTTATTAAAAGAGGAAATAAGATGTACAACGCCACTATCGATAATTTAGCTAAATATGACTTGCAGTCGTTAAAGAAAAATCGAAAAGGAATCGCCAAACTAGAAACTGAAGTAGAGCAATTACGTGATAATATTTTTTATTTTATTAAAAACCTGGATGAGGCTAGTGTAGGTGCCAGTAATTTTTACATCACCATTCTAGGTTACCTGGAAGATATTACGCAATCACTGGAATATATTGCTAAAAGTAGTTATAAGCATGTAAATAATAACCATAAAAAACTACGATTCAATCAAATCAAAGACCTTAAAGAAATAGAAGCCCAGCTTAATGAAGTTTATGACAAAATTGAAAAGGTTTTTGAATTAAGGGATTTTTCTCAATTGTCAAGTATAATCGAAGAAAAACAAGAATTATTCGTTATGGTGAACCAAAAAATAAACCGTCAGATTGAACGCACCCGCACTGAAGAAAGCAGCCCTAAAAACACCACTCTTTACTTTGGGTTGCTTACGGAAACTAAGGATTTACTTTCAGCAACTATGAATTTGCTCATCACCTACCGGGATCATAATTAA
- a CDS encoding toxin-antitoxin system YwqK family antitoxin, whose protein sequence is MKNIGILMVMLCTLSITAQNKKPLFEKEGNLVKGTFYHENGQISQQGFYSNKKLHGKWSSFDNNGKKIAMGQYENGAKTGKWFFWNNDKLSEVNYVDNSIAEVTTWSEKNDVVGNFK, encoded by the coding sequence ATGAAAAATATAGGTATACTTATGGTAATGTTATGTACACTATCCATTACTGCACAAAACAAGAAACCATTGTTTGAGAAAGAAGGAAATCTGGTTAAAGGAACGTTTTATCATGAAAACGGTCAGATTAGCCAACAAGGGTTTTATAGTAATAAAAAATTACACGGTAAGTGGTCATCTTTTGACAATAACGGAAAGAAAATTGCCATGGGTCAATATGAAAACGGAGCCAAAACCGGTAAATGGTTCTTCTGGAACAATGATAAGTTATCTGAAGTAAACTATGTAGATAATAGTATTGCAGAGGTAACTACCTGGTCAGAGAAGAATGACGTGGTAGGTAATTTTAAATAA